One segment of Neisseria mucosa DNA contains the following:
- a CDS encoding tellurite resistance TerB family protein has translation MDFSQLLNQVLGAAQKGGKAVADSPLNSFGGGALTGALASMLLKKKNAKKLVKAGSVAALGFLAYKGYQNWKQNQQQDELPQSVFQPAGLIGENHSRVILQTMIAAAASDGLIDDAERAAIERESGSDAETAAWLQAEYAQPASIEQIAASVGNDEALAAETYLAARLVCADLSRKEIVFLSRLSQALNLDDQLVESLEKQLELA, from the coding sequence ATGGATTTCAGTCAGTTGCTCAATCAGGTTTTGGGTGCGGCTCAAAAAGGCGGCAAAGCGGTGGCGGACAGCCCGCTCAATTCTTTCGGCGGCGGCGCGCTGACGGGTGCTTTGGCATCGATGCTGTTGAAAAAGAAAAACGCAAAGAAGCTGGTCAAGGCCGGCTCGGTCGCCGCTTTGGGTTTTCTGGCTTATAAAGGCTATCAAAACTGGAAACAAAACCAGCAGCAGGACGAATTGCCGCAAAGTGTGTTCCAACCTGCCGGCCTGATTGGTGAAAACCACAGCCGTGTGATTTTGCAAACGATGATTGCGGCGGCGGCTTCAGACGGCCTGATTGACGATGCGGAACGCGCGGCCATTGAGCGTGAAAGCGGCAGCGATGCGGAAACGGCGGCATGGCTGCAGGCGGAATATGCGCAACCGGCCTCCATCGAGCAAATTGCCGCTTCGGTCGGCAATGACGAGGCTTTGGCAGCCGAAACTTATCTGGCGGCCCGATTGGTCTGCGCGGACTTGTCGCGCAAGGAAATCGTGTTCCTGAGCCGTTTGTCCCAAGCTTTGAATTTGGACGACCAACTGGTCGAAAGTTTGGAAAAACAGCTCGAATTGGCTTAA
- a CDS encoding ribonuclease catalytic domain-containing protein, with amino-acid sequence MNIFYEESGQFKVASIVQKNDATYQVDTQHGKRTKVKANNVFAEFDGDMAAFLENAQTQAADIDTDLLWEVCGEEEFTAEAIAEEYFGHAPTKTELAATLIALYAAPMYFYKKAKGVFKAAPEETLKQALAAIERKKQQDAQIDAWAEALKRGEMPSEIAADLKTILHAPDKQSLTYKAFTKAADALKISAYELAKKTGGITSIPQYLQDGFEIKYFPKGTGFPDLPLPEMPDLPKADVTAFSIDDESTTEVDDALSLTDLGNGMKRVGIHIAAPSLAVKPGDKMAKNIMERLSTVYFPGGKITMLPENWIAAFSLDAGAYRPAVSIYFDVDGEFNVGEPTCKIEAVNIAENLRIQAIEPHFNAETGLDEAGEMMFAHHQDLIWFYQFAIALQKARGKYEPDRAPQYDYSIELDEEGNVSVVRRERGSPIDTLVSEMMILANSTWAQMLDKNELPGLFRVQPAGKVRMSTKSEPHIGMGVQHYGWFTSPLRRAADYINQKQLISLIDDTAEPLYQNSDAELFAALRDFDAAYTAYADFQRQMEAYWSLVYLQQQGTSELTATILKEDLVRIEGLPLVTRATGIPFDALPKSQALFKITELDAEKQFIALNYQKAVLPG; translated from the coding sequence ATGAATATCTTTTACGAAGAGTCCGGCCAATTCAAAGTTGCCTCCATCGTCCAAAAAAACGACGCCACCTACCAAGTCGATACCCAACACGGCAAACGCACCAAAGTGAAGGCAAATAATGTCTTTGCCGAGTTTGACGGCGATATGGCGGCGTTTTTGGAGAACGCGCAGACACAGGCGGCGGACATCGACACCGATTTATTGTGGGAAGTATGCGGCGAAGAGGAGTTTACCGCTGAGGCGATTGCCGAAGAATATTTCGGCCATGCACCGACCAAAACCGAGCTGGCGGCGACCTTGATTGCGCTTTACGCCGCGCCGATGTATTTCTACAAAAAAGCCAAAGGCGTGTTCAAAGCCGCGCCTGAAGAAACTTTGAAACAGGCGCTTGCCGCCATCGAACGCAAAAAACAACAAGACGCGCAAATTGACGCTTGGGCGGAAGCCTTAAAACGCGGCGAGATGCCGTCTGAAATCGCGGCGGATTTGAAAACCATCCTGCATGCGCCCGACAAGCAGTCGCTGACCTATAAAGCCTTTACCAAAGCCGCCGACGCGCTGAAAATCTCTGCCTACGAACTGGCGAAAAAGACAGGCGGCATTACGTCCATTCCCCAATACCTGCAAGACGGGTTTGAAATCAAATACTTCCCCAAAGGAACAGGTTTCCCCGATCTTCCGCTTCCTGAAATGCCCGACCTGCCCAAGGCCGATGTTACCGCCTTTTCCATTGACGACGAATCAACCACCGAAGTCGATGACGCTTTGAGCCTGACCGACTTGGGCAACGGCATGAAACGCGTCGGCATCCACATTGCCGCGCCGTCGCTTGCCGTTAAACCGGGCGACAAAATGGCAAAAAACATCATGGAACGCTTGAGCACGGTTTATTTCCCCGGCGGCAAAATCACCATGCTGCCCGAAAACTGGATTGCCGCGTTCAGCCTTGATGCGGGCGCGTACCGCCCTGCCGTCAGCATTTATTTTGATGTGGACGGCGAGTTCAACGTCGGCGAGCCAACCTGCAAAATCGAAGCGGTCAACATCGCCGAAAACCTGCGCATTCAAGCCATCGAACCGCATTTCAACGCCGAAACCGGCTTGGACGAAGCCGGCGAAATGATGTTTGCCCACCATCAAGACCTGATTTGGTTCTATCAATTCGCCATCGCCCTGCAAAAAGCGCGCGGCAAATACGAGCCCGACCGCGCGCCGCAATACGATTACAGCATCGAATTAGATGAGGAAGGCAACGTATCCGTCGTCCGCCGCGAACGCGGTTCGCCCATCGATACGCTGGTCAGCGAGATGATGATTCTTGCCAACAGCACTTGGGCGCAAATGCTGGACAAAAACGAGCTGCCCGGCCTTTTCCGCGTCCAACCGGCAGGCAAAGTGCGCATGAGCACCAAATCCGAACCGCACATCGGCATGGGCGTGCAGCATTACGGCTGGTTCACCTCGCCGCTGCGCCGCGCCGCCGACTACATCAACCAAAAGCAGCTGATCAGCCTGATCGACGACACTGCCGAGCCGCTGTACCAAAACAGCGATGCCGAGCTTTTCGCCGCGCTGCGCGACTTTGATGCCGCCTATACAGCCTACGCCGACTTCCAACGCCAAATGGAAGCCTACTGGAGCCTCGTCTATCTGCAACAGCAAGGCACGAGCGAGCTGACGGCTACCATCCTCAAAGAAGACCTCGTCCGCATTGAGGGGCTGCCGCTGGTAACGCGCGCGACCGGTATTCCGTTTGACGCGCTGCCCAAATCGCAGGCATTGTTCAAAATCACTGAATTGGATGCCGAGAAGCAGTTTATCGCACTCAACTATCAAAAAGCCGTTTTACCGGGCTGA
- a CDS encoding patatin-like phospholipase family protein gives MNKLFSTFKTFLAASSVLVLAACPSGNAPQSKPSAQGQNTVSHTAPKPKATVALALGGGASKGFAHIGIIKVLKENNIPIKIVTGTSAGSIVGSMYASGMSPDRLELEAEILGKTDLVDLTLSTSGFIKGEKLQNYINRKVGNRPMQQFPIKFAAVATDFESGKPVVFNVGNAGQAVRASASIPNVFQPVVIGSRKYVDGGLSQPVPVSAAKKLGANFIIAVDISARPAKNVSQGMFSYLDQTINVMSQTALRQELGQANVVIKPQVLELGSIGGFDQKQRAIQLGEQAARTALPEIKRKLAAYQY, from the coding sequence ATGAATAAACTTTTTTCCACATTCAAAACGTTTTTAGCCGCTTCGTCCGTCTTGGTATTGGCTGCCTGTCCGAGCGGCAACGCGCCGCAATCCAAACCTTCTGCGCAGGGTCAAAATACGGTTTCGCATACTGCACCTAAACCGAAAGCCACGGTTGCGCTGGCTTTGGGCGGCGGCGCATCCAAAGGCTTTGCCCATATCGGGATTATTAAGGTTTTGAAAGAAAACAATATTCCGATCAAAATCGTTACCGGCACATCCGCAGGCTCGATTGTCGGCAGTATGTACGCTTCGGGAATGTCGCCCGACCGCCTCGAATTGGAAGCGGAAATTTTGGGTAAAACCGATTTGGTGGATTTGACCTTGTCCACCAGCGGCTTCATCAAAGGCGAAAAACTGCAAAACTACATCAACCGTAAAGTCGGCAACCGCCCGATGCAGCAGTTCCCCATCAAATTTGCCGCCGTTGCAACCGATTTTGAAAGCGGCAAACCGGTGGTGTTCAACGTAGGCAATGCCGGACAGGCCGTCCGCGCTTCTGCTTCGATTCCGAACGTGTTCCAACCAGTCGTTATCGGCAGCCGCAAATATGTGGACGGCGGCCTGTCGCAGCCCGTACCGGTCAGCGCGGCGAAAAAACTGGGGGCAAACTTCATCATTGCCGTCGATATTTCCGCCCGTCCGGCCAAAAACGTCAGCCAAGGCATGTTCTCCTATCTTGACCAAACCATCAACGTGATGAGCCAAACCGCCTTGCGCCAAGAATTGGGCCAAGCCAATGTGGTCATCAAACCGCAGGTTTTGGAGCTGGGCTCGATTGGCGGCTTCGACCAAAAACAACGCGCCATCCAATTGGGCGAACAGGCCGCACGCACTGCCCTGCCTGAAATCAAACGCAAACTGGCGGCATATCAGTATTAA
- a CDS encoding lipase family protein yields MRALNSQDFALLSDHIYGKKDENGEKKLVFDNEKNKEITLNGIKYAVERISDNPKNGYFGAIYRRLDTNELVVVHRGTEFETRQDREADMRMVKSHTNPQYNDARALTEVANAMAKHNGATIYQTGHSLGGALAQLCGNRYSHRTETFNAFGAAGLKEALPINPLADRLIINHRMGGDYVSSASNHLGRSILYTTKNEVDNLRKGGFATQDTSDDNFLANKWNLYSSHAINNFTPEKGLSVLSPHSPAHQLAEKNMAMLSRFNNLVKEKIRQSPQAFEKYINWADKFIAENQPQYSNPYEQQDRPQYAFLDPQINATKLQNISPETQKLFNTAMAHLTTYHKTNNLSIDEGKLQNSAMALTALAQSKNITDLTLFSVKNDQYLIGNRNPTLNLASMDIGLSASIPVEKSFNQIQQTAQLSEYEEQQKQLVQSQSRGMSIV; encoded by the coding sequence ATGAGAGCATTGAATAGTCAGGATTTTGCCCTGCTGTCTGATCACATTTATGGGAAGAAAGATGAAAACGGCGAAAAAAAACTGGTTTTTGATAACGAAAAAAATAAAGAAATAACTTTAAACGGTATTAAATATGCTGTTGAAAGAATCAGCGACAATCCCAAAAATGGTTATTTTGGTGCCATTTACCGTCGCTTAGACACCAACGAGTTAGTAGTCGTCCACAGAGGTACGGAGTTTGAAACACGCCAAGACCGAGAAGCCGATATGCGTATGGTTAAAAGCCATACCAATCCTCAGTACAACGATGCTAGAGCGTTAACTGAAGTAGCAAATGCAATGGCAAAACATAACGGAGCAACAATCTACCAAACCGGCCATTCACTAGGAGGAGCACTTGCCCAGCTATGTGGTAATCGTTATAGCCACCGTACCGAAACTTTCAATGCCTTTGGAGCAGCAGGCTTGAAAGAAGCTCTCCCAATTAACCCTTTAGCAGACAGATTAATCATCAATCACCGCATGGGTGGAGACTATGTCTCATCTGCAAGCAATCATTTAGGCAGAAGTATTTTGTATACTACAAAAAACGAAGTAGATAATCTGCGTAAAGGTGGTTTTGCCACACAAGATACTTCGGATGACAACTTTTTGGCTAACAAGTGGAATCTTTACTCATCTCATGCTATAAACAATTTTACCCCTGAAAAGGGATTATCTGTTTTATCTCCACATTCTCCAGCTCATCAACTGGCTGAAAAAAATATGGCTATGCTAAGCAGATTTAATAATCTAGTAAAAGAAAAAATTCGTCAATCACCACAAGCATTTGAAAAATATATTAACTGGGCTGATAAATTTATTGCAGAAAACCAACCCCAGTATTCAAATCCATATGAACAACAGGATCGTCCTCAATACGCCTTTTTAGATCCGCAAATAAATGCTACAAAACTACAAAACATTTCGCCCGAAACCCAAAAACTCTTCAATACTGCAATGGCACACCTAACGACTTATCATAAGACAAACAACCTGTCTATTGATGAGGGAAAACTACAAAATTCCGCTATGGCACTTACCGCCTTGGCTCAGTCAAAAAATATAACTGATCTTACTTTATTTAGTGTAAAAAACGACCAGTATCTAATCGGGAACCGAAATCCTACATTAAATCTTGCTTCTATGGATATAGGACTATCTGCATCTATTCCCGTGGAAAAGAGTTTTAATCAAATCCAGCAAACGGCACAACTCTCTGAATATGAAGAGCAACAGAAACAATTAGTGCAATCTCAATCGCGTGGAATGAGTATCGTGTAA
- the metG gene encoding methionine--tRNA ligase codes for MTRKILVTSALPYANGSIHLGHMVEHIQTDVWVRFQKLRGHECYYCCADDTHGTPVMLAAQKQGIAPEDMIAKVREEHLADFTGFFIGYDNYYSTHSPENKQFSEQIYRALKANGKIESRVIKQLFDPEKQMFLPDRFVKGECPKCHAQDQYGDNCEVCGTTYSPTELINPYSAVSGAKPELRESEHFFFKLGECADFLKAWTSGNNPHDGKPHLQAEALNKMKEWLGEGEETTLSDWDISRDAPYFGFEIPDAPGKYFYVWLDAPVGYMASFKNLCDRIGIDFDEYFKADSQTEMYHFIGKDILYFHALFWPAMLHFSGHRAPTGVYAHGFLTVDGQKMSKSRGTFITAKSYLEQGLNPEWMRYYIAAKLNSKIEDIDLNLQDFISRVNSDLVGKYVNIAARASGFIAKRFEGRLKDVADSELLAKLTAQSEAIAECYESREYAKALRDIMALADIVNEYVDANKPWELAKQEGQDERLHEVCSELINAFTMLTAYLAPVLPKVAENAAKFLNLEAITWANTRETLGEHAINKYEHLMQRVEQKQVDDLIEANKQSITATAAPAAEESKYEKVAEQASFDDFMKIDMRVAKVLNCEAVEGSTKLLKFDLDFGFEKRIIFSGIAASYPNPAELNGRMVIAVANFAPRKMAKFGVSEGMILSAATAEGKLKLLDVDVGAQPGDKVG; via the coding sequence ATGACACGCAAAATCCTCGTTACCTCCGCGCTGCCCTATGCCAACGGCAGCATCCACCTCGGCCACATGGTCGAACACATCCAAACCGATGTTTGGGTACGCTTCCAAAAACTGCGCGGCCACGAATGCTACTACTGCTGCGCCGATGACACCCACGGCACGCCTGTAATGCTTGCCGCGCAAAAACAAGGTATCGCGCCCGAAGACATGATTGCCAAAGTGCGCGAAGAGCACCTCGCCGACTTTACCGGTTTTTTCATCGGCTACGACAATTATTACAGCACCCATTCTCCTGAAAACAAACAGTTTTCCGAACAAATTTACCGCGCGCTGAAAGCCAACGGCAAGATTGAGAGCCGCGTCATCAAGCAGCTTTTTGACCCCGAAAAACAAATGTTCCTGCCCGACCGCTTCGTCAAAGGCGAATGCCCCAAATGCCACGCCCAAGACCAATACGGCGACAACTGCGAAGTCTGCGGCACGACCTATTCCCCGACCGAACTGATCAACCCGTATTCTGCCGTTTCCGGTGCCAAACCCGAATTGCGCGAATCCGAACACTTCTTTTTCAAACTGGGCGAATGCGCCGACTTCCTCAAAGCCTGGACTTCCGGCAACAACCCGCACGACGGCAAGCCCCATCTGCAAGCCGAAGCCCTCAACAAAATGAAAGAATGGCTGGGCGAAGGCGAAGAAACCACCCTGTCCGACTGGGACATTTCCCGCGACGCGCCGTATTTCGGTTTTGAAATCCCCGACGCGCCGGGCAAATACTTCTACGTCTGGCTGGACGCGCCCGTCGGCTACATGGCGTCGTTTAAAAACCTGTGCGACCGCATCGGCATCGATTTCGACGAATACTTCAAAGCCGACAGTCAAACCGAGATGTACCACTTCATCGGCAAAGACATCCTCTATTTCCACGCCCTGTTCTGGCCCGCCATGCTGCATTTCTCCGGCCACCGCGCCCCGACCGGCGTGTACGCACACGGCTTCCTGACCGTGGACGGGCAAAAAATGTCCAAATCGCGCGGCACCTTCATCACCGCCAAATCCTATCTGGAACAAGGCCTGAACCCCGAGTGGATGCGCTACTACATTGCCGCCAAACTCAACAGCAAAATCGAAGACATCGATTTGAACCTGCAGGACTTTATCAGCCGCGTCAACAGCGACCTCGTCGGCAAATACGTCAACATCGCCGCCCGCGCATCAGGTTTCATCGCCAAACGCTTTGAAGGCCGTCTGAAAGACGTTGCCGACAGCGAATTGCTGGCAAAACTGACTGCGCAAAGCGAAGCCATTGCTGAATGCTACGAAAGCCGTGAATACGCCAAAGCCCTGCGCGACATCATGGCCTTGGCAGACATTGTCAACGAATACGTTGATGCCAACAAACCTTGGGAACTGGCCAAACAAGAAGGCCAAGACGAACGCCTGCACGAAGTATGCAGCGAGCTCATCAACGCCTTTACCATGTTGACCGCCTACCTCGCCCCCGTATTGCCGAAAGTGGCCGAAAACGCCGCCAAATTCCTAAATTTGGAAGCCATCACTTGGGCAAATACACGCGAAACCTTAGGCGAACACGCCATCAACAAGTACGAACATTTAATGCAACGAGTGGAGCAAAAACAAGTGGACGATTTAATCGAAGCCAACAAACAAAGCATCACCGCCACAGCCGCGCCTGCCGCCGAAGAGAGCAAATACGAAAAAGTCGCCGAACAAGCGAGCTTCGACGATTTCATGAAAATCGACATGCGCGTCGCCAAAGTATTGAACTGCGAAGCCGTCGAAGGCAGCACCAAACTCTTAAAATTCGACCTCGATTTCGGTTTTGAAAAACGCATCATCTTCTCCGGCATCGCCGCGTCTTATCCCAACCCCGCCGAATTGAACGGCCGCATGGTCATCGCCGTCGCCAACTTCGCCCCGCGCAAAATGGCAAAATTCGGCGTATCCGAAGGCATGATTTTGAGTGCCGCCACCGCCGAGGGCAAACTGAAGCTCCTCGATGTCGATGTCGGCGCGCAGCCCGGGGATAAAGTGGGCTAA
- the rsgA gene encoding ribosome small subunit-dependent GTPase A yields the protein MTDTAQIITSYGRRYIVRTPDGQTYDATTRKKRVDFACGDQVRISPINGEQVVIEDYLPRESLLYRQDAWKTKLIAANVTQLLIVTAASPSPSEALLQRALLAAEAAGINAVIVLNKADLPETAQWREKLKFYETLGYPVVETNALENADILRPILEGQTNILLGQSGMGKSTLTNALLGNQAARTGDISTALDSGKHTTTHAQLYDLNAETRLIDSPGLQEFGLHHLQAADLLQYFPDLRHLIGQCRFHNCTHRAEPGCAVKAAAESGEAKPERIEFLQRVTDELLR from the coding sequence ATGACCGATACCGCCCAAATCATTACCAGCTATGGCCGCCGCTATATTGTCCGCACCCCCGACGGCCAAACATATGACGCCACCACCCGCAAAAAACGCGTCGATTTCGCCTGCGGCGACCAAGTCCGCATCAGCCCCATCAACGGCGAACAAGTCGTGATTGAAGACTACCTCCCGCGCGAAAGCCTGCTCTACCGCCAAGACGCATGGAAAACCAAACTGATTGCCGCCAACGTTACCCAACTGCTCATCGTAACCGCCGCCAGCCCCTCACCCAGCGAAGCCCTGTTGCAACGCGCCCTCCTCGCAGCCGAAGCGGCCGGCATTAATGCCGTCATCGTCCTCAATAAAGCCGACCTTCCCGAAACCGCCCAATGGCGCGAGAAACTCAAATTCTACGAAACCCTCGGCTACCCCGTAGTCGAAACCAACGCATTGGAAAACGCCGACATCCTGCGTCCCATTTTAGAAGGGCAAACCAACATCCTGCTCGGACAAAGCGGCATGGGCAAATCCACCCTGACCAACGCCCTACTCGGCAACCAAGCCGCCCGAACCGGCGACATTTCCACCGCGCTCGACTCCGGCAAACACACCACCACCCACGCCCAACTCTACGATTTAAACGCAGAAACCCGACTCATCGACTCCCCCGGCCTGCAAGAATTCGGCCTGCACCATCTCCAAGCTGCCGATTTATTACAATACTTCCCTGACCTGCGCCACCTTATCGGTCAGTGCCGTTTCCACAACTGCACCCACCGCGCCGAACCCGGCTGCGCCGTCAAAGCCGCTGCCGAATCAGGTGAAGCCAAACCCGAGCGCATCGAATTTCTGCAACGCGTTACCGATGAATTGTTGAGATAA